A genome region from Clostridia bacterium includes the following:
- a CDS encoding histidine phosphatase family protein: MQRIILVRHGDTAWNREHVFRGRVEVPLSDEGREQARLAGLALKDAPLSRIYCSPRQRAKETAQLIAQFHDQEVIPHDAFDDMDFGQWQGMPLEQVKSQYAEDYAAWESKPEAFVAPGGEGLDGVRQRSLAGLQQLVSEMREGETLAIVTHRVILKVLICAMLGLDNSHFWHIRQGTCAINIFDYDRARRLFIAETINDTCHLRSLEPGSRLDF, from the coding sequence ATGCAACGAATTATTTTGGTCCGCCATGGGGATACGGCTTGGAATCGTGAGCACGTCTTTCGGGGGAGGGTGGAGGTACCCCTCAGCGATGAAGGCCGCGAGCAGGCCCGGCTAGCCGGCTTGGCTTTAAAGGATGCTCCCTTATCTCGCATTTACTGCAGCCCGCGCCAGCGGGCCAAGGAGACAGCCCAGCTCATAGCCCAATTCCATGACCAGGAGGTAATACCCCATGATGCTTTCGATGATATGGATTTCGGCCAGTGGCAGGGCATGCCTCTAGAGCAAGTTAAATCCCAGTATGCCGAGGACTACGCCGCTTGGGAAAGCAAGCCTGAAGCCTTTGTTGCCCCAGGAGGCGAGGGCCTGGACGGGGTGCGCCAGCGCAGCCTGGCTGGCCTCCAGCAGCTAGTGAGCGAGATGCGCGAAGGCGAGACCCTGGCCATCGTCACCCACCGGGTAATCCTCAAAGTCTTAATCTGCGCTATGCTGGGCTTGGACAACAGCCATTTCTGGCACATCCGCCAGGGGACCTGCGCCATCAACATTTTCGATTACGACCGGGCCCGCCGTCTCTTTATTGCCGAGACCATAAACGATACCTGCCATTTGCGGTCGCTTGAGCCAGGATCGCGACTGGACTTCTAG
- a CDS encoding MFS transporter has translation MLGANTWALLRNRQFLRIWIGQFGSNFGDWFASIALVTYVYQVTQSSTAVAGLLLAYTLPTVIFSPLAGVVSDRWNRRRIMITCDLIRVAAVAVLVWHDSLPYIYTLAFIGGAGGAFFLPALRASIPNVVAEDQLAGANGLLSATYNLTLAIGPSLAGVLVAAAGWKLALWLDAASFLWSALLLLGLKLPGLVAAGEKPEEPWLENLLQGFRYLTTEKSALVVITSLFIVIATAGSLDAVEVVFTTKVLKAGPEGYGLLVGAWGAGMLIGSLFTPWLLKRWSLEQAFLRGFLLNALGLLFTGISPVLALALGWYAIGGWGNGVSNVAMNTLLQKQTPNSMQGRIFSFVGMSTTVAYMLAVMLGGWAATWIAPRLMYVMAAGGCLAGWAWGYSILHGLSPVATLNFLANRQQRREAEGDPELDR, from the coding sequence ATGCTGGGCGCCAATACTTGGGCGTTACTAAGGAACCGGCAGTTCTTGCGCATTTGGATTGGACAGTTCGGGTCCAATTTCGGGGATTGGTTTGCCTCCATAGCTTTAGTGACTTATGTCTACCAAGTTACCCAGAGCAGCACGGCGGTGGCAGGGCTGTTGTTGGCCTATACCCTGCCCACAGTGATTTTTTCCCCTTTGGCCGGGGTGGTGAGCGACCGCTGGAACCGGCGCCGGATCATGATCACCTGCGATCTCATCCGCGTAGCTGCGGTGGCGGTGTTGGTTTGGCACGATAGCTTGCCTTACATTTATACCTTGGCCTTTATCGGGGGAGCAGGCGGGGCTTTCTTCCTACCGGCTCTTAGGGCTAGCATTCCCAACGTCGTGGCCGAGGATCAGCTGGCCGGGGCTAATGGGCTGCTTTCAGCTACCTACAATTTGACTTTGGCCATCGGCCCCTCGTTGGCAGGGGTTTTGGTAGCAGCGGCTGGCTGGAAACTGGCTCTGTGGCTGGATGCAGCTTCTTTCCTATGGTCAGCGCTTTTGCTTTTGGGCTTAAAGCTCCCAGGGCTGGTAGCAGCTGGGGAGAAACCTGAGGAGCCTTGGCTAGAAAACCTTCTTCAGGGATTCCGCTACCTGACTACCGAAAAATCTGCCTTGGTAGTCATCACCAGCCTGTTTATCGTGATCGCCACGGCGGGGAGTTTGGATGCGGTGGAGGTGGTGTTTACCACCAAGGTGTTGAAGGCTGGGCCGGAAGGATATGGGCTCTTGGTCGGCGCTTGGGGCGCGGGGATGTTGATTGGTTCTCTGTTTACGCCGTGGCTGCTCAAGCGCTGGTCCCTAGAGCAGGCATTTTTGAGGGGCTTCCTGCTCAATGCTTTGGGTCTCCTATTTACCGGCATCAGCCCAGTTCTGGCCCTGGCGCTGGGTTGGTATGCCATTGGTGGGTGGGGGAACGGAGTAAGCAACGTGGCGATGAATACCCTGCTCCAAAAACAGACCCCCAACTCCATGCAAGGGAGGATATTTTCCTTTGTGGGCATGAGCACTACCGTGGCCTACATGCTGGCGGTGATGCTAGGGGGCTGGGCAGCGACCTGGATTGCCCCCCGGCTCATGTATGTCATGGCGGCCGGAGGTTGCCTGGCCGGCTGGGCCTGGGGTTACTCTATACTCCATGGGCTTTCTCCGGTGGCGACTTTAAATTTTCTTGCTAATCGCCAACAGCGCCGGGAGGCCGAAGGAGACCCGGAGCTGGACAGGTAG
- a CDS encoding PBP1A family penicillin-binding protein: MPPKSKKKKLNVRRAILLAAIILCLVVVGLGTGLVVAAVRDMPTFDLEAMQADATGFLLDKDGNVYEHIHGPEDRVPVSFDQIPKNLKEAFLAAEDHNFYNHGAISIVGIARAALVNLRSGRIEQGGSTITQQLANMAFIGHHQRTFERKIQEAILAFQLERNLTKDQIFEQYMNWAYFGRGAYGVQSAAQAYFGKDVKDLSLSECAFLAGLVKSPGTFSKDLDAAIARRNVVLDLMASYDFISPEAAQQAKAEKLNFVEDKDSSAGYKYPYFSEFAISQAEKLLEANGMDASELFRAGLKVYTTLDPKVQQAMEDVYANPNNFPPSKKDRLIQSAMVVLDPATGEVRGVVGGRGNKVQRGFNFAVPPAGRQPGSSIKPVAVYAPAIEQGYAPATVIDDVPTSFPGYRPSNYDGKYRGLISMREAIQWSVNVAAVKMLDTIGVDKGFQFARNLGLPLKNSDRHLAMALGGITTGVSPLDMAAAYAAFANKGIYTEPHAVIKIEDRYGNVIAEAKPQRRAVMSEQTAYLVTDMLRTVVQSGTGTRAQLGSRPVAGKTGTTELPKTPEFRGKSGIKDAWFVGYTPELVGAVWMGYEPTDPEHYLVGVAGGGHPARIWKAVMSRALAGVPVHNFPMPGGLVYATIDAKSGLLPSPLTPQEFIRSEIFAQGTVPTQISNVWEEKQICAESGKLATPYCPNVITKVFLKRPVPFTGSPQPLDAVLEAPKETCPLHGAGSTVQVKVCTDPRHGGKLYLANIPGPGQTGGCPPEMVQERTFTKGTEPTQHCPLPDHQVSDSTTGPPGAVTLDLKADRTGKTSVKLNWKSSPSDFYLYNIYRGESLEAMAPVFPQPKAIPRLQWTDDQVQPGKTYYYQVKAYDPVSGDELAASDPVPVPIPSNGKT; the protein is encoded by the coding sequence GTGCCTCCAAAATCTAAAAAGAAAAAGCTAAATGTCCGGCGAGCCATTCTTCTGGCAGCCATTATACTATGCCTAGTGGTAGTTGGTCTAGGCACCGGCCTGGTAGTGGCTGCAGTCCGTGATATGCCCACTTTCGACCTCGAGGCCATGCAAGCCGATGCCACCGGGTTCCTCTTGGATAAGGACGGCAACGTCTATGAACACATCCACGGCCCTGAGGACCGGGTACCGGTTTCCTTCGACCAGATACCCAAGAACCTTAAGGAAGCATTTCTGGCGGCAGAGGATCACAATTTTTATAACCACGGGGCCATTAGTATAGTGGGTATTGCTCGAGCCGCTCTGGTGAACCTGCGCAGCGGGCGCATCGAGCAAGGCGGCAGCACCATTACTCAGCAACTAGCCAACATGGCTTTTATTGGCCATCACCAGCGCACCTTCGAAAGGAAGATACAGGAAGCCATTCTAGCCTTCCAGCTGGAAAGGAATCTCACTAAAGACCAGATCTTTGAGCAGTATATGAACTGGGCATACTTCGGCCGCGGCGCCTACGGGGTACAGTCTGCCGCCCAAGCGTATTTTGGTAAAGACGTGAAGGACCTAAGCTTGAGCGAATGTGCCTTCCTGGCCGGGCTGGTGAAAAGCCCTGGCACCTTTTCCAAAGACCTGGATGCCGCCATTGCCCGGCGCAACGTGGTCTTGGATTTAATGGCTTCCTACGACTTCATCTCTCCTGAGGCAGCCCAACAGGCCAAAGCCGAAAAGCTAAATTTTGTTGAGGACAAAGATAGTTCAGCTGGCTATAAATATCCTTACTTCAGCGAGTTTGCCATTTCCCAGGCGGAGAAGCTGCTGGAGGCCAACGGCATGGATGCTTCTGAGCTTTTCCGGGCCGGCCTCAAAGTGTATACCACCTTGGATCCCAAGGTCCAACAAGCCATGGAAGATGTTTATGCCAACCCCAACAACTTTCCCCCCAGCAAGAAAGACCGCCTGATTCAAAGCGCCATGGTGGTGCTGGACCCAGCCACCGGCGAGGTTAGGGGAGTAGTAGGCGGACGAGGGAATAAAGTGCAGCGCGGGTTTAATTTCGCCGTCCCGCCGGCCGGCCGCCAGCCCGGGTCAAGCATTAAGCCGGTGGCCGTCTATGCCCCGGCTATTGAGCAAGGCTATGCCCCTGCCACCGTAATCGATGATGTGCCTACCAGTTTCCCCGGATACCGGCCGTCCAACTATGATGGCAAATACCGTGGGCTCATATCCATGCGCGAAGCCATTCAATGGTCGGTGAACGTAGCTGCAGTCAAGATGCTGGATACCATTGGGGTGGATAAGGGGTTCCAGTTCGCTAGGAACCTGGGCCTGCCCCTGAAAAACAGCGACCGCCATTTGGCCATGGCTTTGGGCGGCATTACCACCGGAGTCTCACCCCTGGACATGGCTGCCGCTTATGCCGCCTTTGCCAACAAGGGCATCTATACCGAGCCCCATGCCGTGATCAAAATCGAAGACCGCTATGGCAACGTGATTGCTGAGGCCAAGCCGCAGCGCCGGGCGGTCATGAGCGAACAGACCGCCTATTTGGTCACCGACATGTTGCGGACGGTGGTACAGAGCGGTACCGGTACCCGTGCCCAACTAGGAAGCCGGCCGGTGGCCGGCAAGACTGGCACCACCGAACTGCCTAAGACTCCCGAGTTCCGCGGCAAAAGCGGCATCAAGGACGCTTGGTTTGTGGGTTACACCCCCGAGTTGGTGGGGGCAGTGTGGATGGGATACGAGCCTACCGACCCTGAGCATTACTTGGTAGGCGTAGCCGGCGGCGGCCACCCCGCCCGGATCTGGAAGGCGGTAATGAGCCGGGCCCTAGCAGGGGTACCGGTCCACAACTTCCCCATGCCGGGTGGCCTGGTTTACGCCACCATCGATGCCAAATCCGGACTTCTGCCTAGCCCCTTGACTCCTCAGGAATTTATCCGCAGCGAAATCTTCGCTCAGGGGACTGTCCCTACCCAGATCTCCAACGTCTGGGAGGAAAAGCAGATTTGTGCTGAAAGCGGCAAGCTAGCTACCCCTTATTGCCCCAACGTAATTACCAAGGTATTCTTAAAGCGGCCGGTGCCCTTCACCGGTTCACCCCAGCCTCTGGATGCAGTACTGGAAGCGCCCAAAGAAACCTGTCCGCTGCACGGAGCTGGTTCCACGGTGCAAGTGAAAGTCTGTACCGACCCGCGCCACGGCGGAAAATTGTATCTGGCCAATATCCCCGGTCCCGGGCAGACGGGAGGTTGCCCGCCCGAGATGGTACAGGAGCGCACCTTTACTAAGGGGACTGAACCTACCCAACACTGCCCGCTTCCCGATCACCAGGTTTCTGACTCCACCACCGGCCCTCCTGGAGCTGTGACTTTGGATCTTAAAGCCGATCGCACAGGGAAAACCTCCGTAAAGCTTAACTGGAAAAGCAGCCCCTCTGATTTCTATCTTTACAATATTTACCGGGGAGAAAGCCTGGAGGCTATGGCACCAGTCTTTCCTCAACCCAAGGCCATTCCTAGGCTGCAGTGGACAGATGACCAGGTGCAGCCAGGGAAGACCTACTATTACCAGGTAAAGGCTTACGATCCAGTTTCCGGAGACGAGCTGGCCGCTTCCGACCCGGTCCCGGTGCCAATTCCCTCCAACGGTAAGACCTAG